In Parus major isolate Abel chromosome 19, Parus_major1.1, whole genome shotgun sequence, a genomic segment contains:
- the DNAJC30 gene encoding dnaJ homolog subfamily C member 30, mitochondrial — MEPAVLGRLRRLLPAAPRPGCAPPPSRAAQTGRAGAPRPRSDLYEVLGVPSTATAAQIKTAYYEQSFRYHPDRNAGSAAAAARFAAVSEAYRVLGSAALRRKYDRGLLSAQELRDAPRPSGRPPAAAAPPPPRAPAARSGPSPPPFDFDAFYRAHYGEQLQREQLLRARREQLRLRREEAATHGRLRALSDLSIGLLFFLSVAILYGLK; from the coding sequence ATGGAGCCCGCGGTGCTGGGCCGGCTGCGGCGGCTCCTCCCCGCGGCCCCGCGGCCCGGCTGCGCCCCGCCGCCGTCCCGAGCCGCGCAGACCGGCCGTGCTGGAGCCCCGCGGCCGCGCTCCGACCTCTACGAGGTGCTGGGTGTCCCGTCCACGGCGACGGCGGCGCAGATCAAGACGGCGTACTACGAGCAGTCGTTCCGGTACCACCCCGACCGCAACGCCGGCAGCGCCGCCGCGGCCGCGCGCTTCGCCGCCGTCAGCGAGGCTTACCGGGTGCTGGGCAGCGCCGCGCTGCGCCGCAAGTACGACCGCGGGCTCCTGAGCGCCCAGGAGCTGCGCGACGCGCCCCGGCCCTCGGGCCgccctcccgccgccgccgccccgccgccgccccgcgcccccGCTGCCCGCTCGGGGCCCTCCCCGCCGCCCTTCGACTTCGACGCCTTCTACCGCGCGCACTACGGGGAGCAGCTGCAGCGGGAGCAGCTGCTGCGGGCGCGGCGGGAGCAGCTGCGCCTCCGGCGGGAGGAGGCCGCGACACACGGACGGCTTAGGGCGCTCTCCGATCTCTCCATAGGgctcctctttttcctcagtgttgCCATCCTCTACGGCCTCAAGTGA